From Afipia carboxidovorans OM5, one genomic window encodes:
- a CDS encoding tripartite tricarboxylate transporter TctB family protein — MSSKSVHGSAGSGTPVPALKWLRDLGPYVLIIGAAIALYQIASRISYTEIPGQMGPERWPKIIIALLICVSGFEIVRRIIVSVRPRTAAETVDDEGFSQQMEAHPMLVAAATAATVGYLLLLGLLGFFTATVLYLAAVMWIGGVRKPALLGLLSISFGFVFSFFFMTLIYVALPLGEGPFAQISLIVMKLVGAN, encoded by the coding sequence ATGTCCAGTAAATCAGTGCATGGGAGCGCCGGGTCCGGCACTCCTGTGCCTGCCTTGAAGTGGCTCCGCGATCTCGGGCCTTACGTTCTGATCATCGGCGCCGCGATCGCGCTCTATCAGATCGCGTCCCGGATTTCCTATACCGAAATCCCCGGTCAGATGGGGCCGGAGCGGTGGCCGAAGATCATCATCGCGCTGTTGATCTGCGTCAGCGGATTCGAGATCGTGCGTCGGATCATCGTGTCTGTCAGACCGCGCACTGCTGCGGAGACTGTGGATGACGAGGGCTTCTCACAGCAGATGGAAGCCCATCCGATGTTGGTTGCTGCGGCGACGGCCGCCACGGTCGGCTACCTGTTGCTGCTCGGCCTGCTTGGTTTCTTCACGGCGACAGTTCTGTATCTCGCGGCCGTGATGTGGATCGGCGGTGTGCGCAAGCCCGCGCTTCTGGGCCTGCTGTCGATCTCCTTCGGTTTCGTCTTTTCATTCTTCTTCATGACGCTGATCTACGTCGCACTGCCACTCGGGGAGGGGCCGTTCGCTCAGATCTCGCTGATCGTCATGAAACTTGTCGGCGCCAACTGA
- a CDS encoding Bug family tripartite tricarboxylate transporter substrate binding protein: MVFSPVASIAADYPSRPITFIVPWGPGGGADQVARIVSKLVEPELKTSVPVVNMPGATGQTGLTKLVTSPADGYTIEVMTGDTLALFAAKNSRFKLEQITPLAVMIQQPSGFFSSVTGSLQSWADVEKAVADKELRMAVTGYGSPDDMSVNFFKAKGMKFQSVSFAEPGMRYASVVGGQSDLLYEQAGDVRSFIDGKQMKPVLFFSKKPVEGFEDVAYSGKLGYNVYLPQFRVIIARSGTDPAIVKTLSDALAKVAQSKEYRDYLKLQYAEADSFIGPEDSLKFMKGWLSEASALSQNNAATTAAK; the protein is encoded by the coding sequence GTGGTTTTTTCACCCGTTGCGTCCATTGCGGCCGATTATCCGTCCCGTCCGATCACCTTCATCGTGCCGTGGGGACCTGGCGGCGGGGCCGATCAGGTCGCGCGGATCGTCAGCAAGCTGGTCGAGCCTGAGCTGAAGACCTCGGTGCCGGTGGTGAACATGCCGGGTGCGACCGGCCAGACCGGCCTCACCAAGCTCGTGACCTCGCCGGCGGATGGCTACACCATCGAGGTGATGACCGGTGACACGCTTGCGCTGTTTGCCGCGAAGAACTCCCGCTTCAAGCTCGAGCAGATCACGCCGCTCGCGGTGATGATCCAGCAGCCCTCGGGCTTCTTCTCGAGCGTGACCGGTTCGCTGCAGAGCTGGGCCGATGTGGAGAAGGCCGTCGCGGACAAGGAATTGCGCATGGCGGTGACGGGCTATGGCAGCCCGGATGACATGTCGGTCAATTTCTTCAAAGCCAAGGGCATGAAATTCCAGAGCGTCAGCTTTGCCGAGCCCGGCATGCGCTACGCGTCAGTGGTCGGCGGCCAGAGCGATCTGCTCTATGAACAGGCTGGTGACGTTCGCAGCTTCATCGACGGCAAGCAGATGAAGCCGGTGTTGTTCTTCAGCAAGAAGCCGGTCGAGGGCTTCGAGGACGTCGCGTATTCAGGCAAGCTCGGTTACAACGTCTACCTTCCGCAATTCCGCGTCATTATCGCGCGCTCCGGCACCGATCCGGCGATCGTGAAGACTCTGTCGGATGCGCTGGCCAAGGTCGCACAGTCGAAGGAATACCGCGACTATCTCAAGCTGCAATATGCCGAGGCTGACAGCTTTATCGGTCCCGAAGACAGCCTGAAGTTCATGAAGGGCTGGCTCAGCGAGGCGAGTGCGCTCTCGCAGAACAACGCCGCCACCACGGCCGCGAAATAA